From one bacterium Scap17 genomic stretch:
- a CDS encoding recombinase family protein has translation MALIGYARVSTAEQDSALQTDALLKAGCERIFDDTVSGAQAERPGLTAALEFLREGDVLVVWRLDRLGRSLPHLIEVVSTLEARGVGFRSLTEAIDTTTPGGRLIFHVFGALGQFERDLIRDRTKAGLAAAAARGRKGGRKPVVTDDKLKRAREHLANGLNVREAAARIKVSKTALYAALKASHSEASERRAADS, from the coding sequence ATGGCACTGATCGGCTATGCGCGGGTCTCGACGGCGGAGCAGGACTCCGCTTTGCAGACCGATGCGCTTCTCAAGGCAGGGTGCGAGCGAATCTTCGATGACACCGTCTCCGGGGCCCAGGCGGAACGCCCCGGCCTGACGGCGGCCCTGGAGTTCCTACGCGAGGGGGATGTGCTGGTCGTATGGCGACTGGATCGGCTGGGACGCTCGCTGCCGCATCTGATCGAGGTGGTCAGCACCCTGGAGGCGCGTGGTGTCGGCTTCCGGTCGCTGACCGAAGCCATCGATACCACCACGCCGGGTGGGCGGCTAATCTTCCATGTGTTCGGCGCCCTGGGGCAGTTCGAGCGCGACCTGATCCGTGATCGCACCAAGGCGGGACTGGCCGCTGCCGCCGCTCGTGGGCGCAAAGGAGGACGCAAGCCCGTCGTCACCGACGACAAGCTGAAGCGGGCGAGGGAGCACCTGGCGAATGGGCTGAACGTCCGTGAGGCCGCCGCCCGGATCAAGGTCAGCAAGACAGCCCTCTATGCCGCCTTGAAGGCCAGTCACTCCGAAGCCTCGGAGCGCCGAGCAGCCGACTCCTGA